A single Amphiura filiformis chromosome 19, Afil_fr2py, whole genome shotgun sequence DNA region contains:
- the LOC140141163 gene encoding phospholipase A and acyltransferase 3-like isoform X2, protein MSDDHFGVKTKWMHPDSLQPIAGDIIQFKRKKGMYKHLGIADGEGGIYHFGVDPAICSLDCVMRSDSNMKNLAHWRHDTIKDVAKHDLVRIDNSADHKSTPLGVYEIIQRCKDSLDKFWNEYDPVSNNCEHKTSEMRYSLRESLQVERVKIAGWSTMCTLYIGLAAVGVLFGVVLVGVFVFKFTTTSTLDITSKLSTLNITGNITMIIGNITYTVDDIDKIFGRGGRS, encoded by the exons ATGTCTGACGATCACTTTG gTGTAAAAACTAAATGGATGCACCCTGACTCACTACAACCTATAGCCGGGGACATCATACAATTCAAGAGAAAGAAGGGCATGTATAAACACCTTGGTATAGCTGATGGCGAGGGAGGTATCTATCACTTCGGCGTAGATCCAGCAATTTGTTCATTGGATTGTGTGATGAGATCCGATTCCAACATGAAGAATCTTGCTCATTGGCGACATGACACAATAAAAGATGTTGCCAAACACGATCTCGTGCGAATTGATAATTCTGCAGATCACAAAAGTACGCCACTTGGTGTGTATGAAATTATACAGCGGTGCAAAGATTCCCTCGATAAATTCTGGAATGAATATGACCCTGTTTCCAATAATTGCGAGCATAAAACGAGTGAGATGAGGTACAGCTTAAGAGAAAGTCTGCAAGTGGAAAGAGTGAAAATAGCAGGGTGGTCTACCATGTGTACGCTGTACATTGGACTTGCAGCTGTTGGGGTGCTGTTTGGAGTGGTCTTGGTCGGGGTCTTTGTGTTTAAGTTTACTACTACTAGTACCCTGGACATAACTTCGAAGTTGAGTACACTAAATATCACAGGAAATATCACCATGATCATAGGAAATATCACTTACACTGTCGATGACATAGACAAGATATTTGGAAGGGGAGGGCGATCATGA
- the LOC140141163 gene encoding phospholipase A and acyltransferase 3-like isoform X1, whose amino-acid sequence MSDDHFGVKTKWMHPDSLQPIAGDIIQFKRKKGMYKHLGIADGEGGIYHFGVDPAICSLDCVMRSDSNMKNLAHWRHDTIKDVAKHDLVRIDNSADHKSTPLGVYEIIQRCKDSLDKFWNEYDPVSNNCEHKTSEMRYSLRESLQVERVKIAGWSTMCTLYIGLAAVGVLFGVVLVGVFVFKFTTTSTLDITSKLSTLNITGNITMIIGNITYTVDDIDKIFGRGGRS is encoded by the coding sequence gTGTAAAAACTAAATGGATGCACCCTGACTCACTACAACCTATAGCCGGGGACATCATACAATTCAAGAGAAAGAAGGGCATGTATAAACACCTTGGTATAGCTGATGGCGAGGGAGGTATCTATCACTTCGGCGTAGATCCAGCAATTTGTTCATTGGATTGTGTGATGAGATCCGATTCCAACATGAAGAATCTTGCTCATTGGCGACATGACACAATAAAAGATGTTGCCAAACACGATCTCGTGCGAATTGATAATTCTGCAGATCACAAAAGTACGCCACTTGGTGTGTATGAAATTATACAGCGGTGCAAAGATTCCCTCGATAAATTCTGGAATGAATATGACCCTGTTTCCAATAATTGCGAGCATAAAACGAGTGAGATGAGGTACAGCTTAAGAGAAAGTCTGCAAGTGGAAAGAGTGAAAATAGCAGGGTGGTCTACCATGTGTACGCTGTACATTGGACTTGCAGCTGTTGGGGTGCTGTTTGGAGTGGTCTTGGTCGGGGTCTTTGTGTTTAAGTTTACTACTACTAGTACCCTGGACATAACTTCGAAGTTGAGTACACTAAATATCACAGGAAATATCACCATGATCATAGGAAATATCACTTACACTGTCGATGACATAGACAAGATATTTGGAAGGGGAGGGCGATCATGA